A single Anopheles arabiensis isolate DONGOLA chromosome 2, AaraD3, whole genome shotgun sequence DNA region contains:
- the LOC120898764 gene encoding neuronal acetylcholine receptor subunit alpha-7 isoform X3, giving the protein MYFVMDLYLIVLCLLVIYIKDSLQGPHEKRLLNNLLATYNTLERPVANESDPLEVKFGLTLQQIIDVDEKNQLLITNIWLSLEWNDYNLRWNDSEYGGVRDLRITPNKLWKPDVLMYNSADEGFDGTYHTNIVVKNNGSCLYVPPGIFKSTCKIDITWFPFDDQHCEMKFGSWTYDGNQLDLMLNSEDGGDLSDFITNGEWYLIGMPGKKNTITYQCCPEPYVDITFTIQIRRRTLYYFFNLIVPCVLISSMALLGFTLPPDSGEKLTLGVTILLSLTVFLNLVAETLPQVSDAIPLLGTYFNCIMFMVASSVVLTVVVLNYHHRTADIHEMPPWIKSVFLQWLPWILRMGRPGRKITRKTIILSNRMKELELKERSSKSLLANVLDIDDDFRHPCSGISGSTTAIGGFTRLTTVEEQNVSSGCSHKDLHHILKELQFITNRMKKADEEQELISDWKFAAMVVDRFCLFVFTLFTIIATVTVLLSAPHIIVQ; this is encoded by the exons ATGTATTTTGTTATGGATTTGTATCTCATCGTTTTGTGTCTGCTGGTCATCTACATTAAGG ACAGCTTGCAGGGACCGCACGAGAAACGACTGCTGAACAATCTACTGGCAACGTACAACACGCTCGAACGCCCGGTCGCCAACGAGTCCGATCCGCTGGAAGTGAAGTTCGGGCTGACGCTGCAGCAAATAATCGATGTT GACGAGAAGAATCAACTTTTAATAACGAACATATGGCTGTCGTTG GAATGGAACGATTACAACTTGCGCTGGAACGATTCCGAATACGGTGGTGTGAGGGATTTGAGAATTACCCCGAACAAACTCTGGAAGCCGGACGTGCTGATGTACAACAG TGCTGATGAAGGATTCGACGGAACATATCATACGAACATAGTTGTGAAAAACAATGGAAGCTGTTTATATGTTCCTCCCGGTATTTTTAAGAGCACGTGCAAAATCGACATCACGTGGTTCCCGTTCGATGACCAGCACTGTGAGATGAAGTTCGGCAGCTGGACGTACGATGGCAATCAG CTGGATCTCATGCTCAACTCGGAGGATGGAGGCGATCTGTCGGATTTCATCACGAACGGCGAATGGTATCTCATAG GAATGCCcggaaagaaaaatacaataaCATATCAGTGTTGTCCCGAGCCGTACGTGGACATAACGTTCACGATACAGATACGGCGACGGACACTTTACTACTTCTTCAATTTGATAGTTCCATGCGTCTTAATTTCTTCGATGGCCCTGCTCGGATTCACGCTTCCACCGGACTCGGGAGAAAAGTTGACCCTTG GTGTAACTATACTGCTATCACTCACTGTATTCCTTAATTTAGTTGCGGAGACGTTACCTCAAGTATCCGATGCAATTCCGTTACTAG GAACGTACTTCAACTGCATTATGTTCATGGTCGCCTCGTCGGTCGTGCTGACGGTTGTCGTACTGAACTACCATCACCGGACCGCCGATATCCACGAGATGCCTCCCTGG ATCAAATCCGTTTTCCTCCAGTGGCTTCCGTGGATACTGCGGATGGGTCGACCGGGGCGAAAGATCACGCGCAAAACCATCATCCTGAGCAACCGGATGAAGGAGCTGGAGCTGAAGGAGCGATCCTCGAAATCGCTGCTAGCGAACGTGCTGGATATCGATGACGATTTCCGCCATCCCTGCTCCGGCATTTCTGGCTCGACCACCGCAATAGGAGG CTTTACGCGTCTAACAACGGTCGAGGAGCAGAACGTCAGTTCCGGATGTTCGCACAAGGATTTGCACCACATACTGAAGGAATTGCAGTTCATCACGAATCGCATGAAGAAGGCGGACGAGGAACAGGAATTGATCAGTGACTGGAAGTTCGCGGCGATGGTTGTTGACAG ATTTTGCCTTTTCGTGTTTACATTATTCACAATAATAGCGACCGTCACTGTGCTTCTATCGGCTCCTCATATAATAGTGCAATAA
- the LOC120898764 gene encoding neuronal acetylcholine receptor subunit alpha-7 isoform X1: MYFVMDLYLIVLCLLVIYIKDSLQGPHEKRLLNNLLATYNTLERPVANESDPLEVKFGLTLQQIIDVDEKNQLLITNIWLSLEWNDYNLRWNDSEYGGVRDLRITPNKLWKPDVLMYNSADEGFDGTYHTNIVVKNNGSCLYVPPGIFKSTCKIDITWFPFDDQHCEMKFGSWTYDGNQLDLMLNSEDGGDLSDFITNGEWYLIGMPGKKNTITYQCCPEPYVDITFTIQIRRRTLYYFFNLIVPCVLISSMALLGFTLPPDSGEKLTLGVTILLSLTVFLNLVAETLPQVSDAIPLLGTYFNCIMFMVASSVVLTVVVLNYHHRTADIHEMPPWIKSVFLQWLPWILRMGRPGRKITRKTIILSNRMKELELKERSSKSLLANVLDIDDDFRHPCSGISGSTTAIGGSVFTRLTTVEEQNVSSGCSHKDLHHILKELQFITNRMKKADEEQELISDWKFAAMVVDRFCLFVFTLFTIIATVTVLLSAPHIIVQ, encoded by the exons ATGTATTTTGTTATGGATTTGTATCTCATCGTTTTGTGTCTGCTGGTCATCTACATTAAGG ACAGCTTGCAGGGACCGCACGAGAAACGACTGCTGAACAATCTACTGGCAACGTACAACACGCTCGAACGCCCGGTCGCCAACGAGTCCGATCCGCTGGAAGTGAAGTTCGGGCTGACGCTGCAGCAAATAATCGATGTT GACGAGAAGAATCAACTTTTAATAACGAACATATGGCTGTCGTTG GAATGGAACGATTACAACTTGCGCTGGAACGATTCCGAATACGGTGGTGTGAGGGATTTGAGAATTACCCCGAACAAACTCTGGAAGCCGGACGTGCTGATGTACAACAG TGCTGATGAAGGATTCGACGGAACATATCATACGAACATAGTTGTGAAAAACAATGGAAGCTGTTTATATGTTCCTCCCGGTATTTTTAAGAGCACGTGCAAAATCGACATCACGTGGTTCCCGTTCGATGACCAGCACTGTGAGATGAAGTTCGGCAGCTGGACGTACGATGGCAATCAG CTGGATCTCATGCTCAACTCGGAGGATGGAGGCGATCTGTCGGATTTCATCACGAACGGCGAATGGTATCTCATAG GAATGCCcggaaagaaaaatacaataaCATATCAGTGTTGTCCCGAGCCGTACGTGGACATAACGTTCACGATACAGATACGGCGACGGACACTTTACTACTTCTTCAATTTGATAGTTCCATGCGTCTTAATTTCTTCGATGGCCCTGCTCGGATTCACGCTTCCACCGGACTCGGGAGAAAAGTTGACCCTTG GTGTAACTATACTGCTATCACTCACTGTATTCCTTAATTTAGTTGCGGAGACGTTACCTCAAGTATCCGATGCAATTCCGTTACTAG GAACGTACTTCAACTGCATTATGTTCATGGTCGCCTCGTCGGTCGTGCTGACGGTTGTCGTACTGAACTACCATCACCGGACCGCCGATATCCACGAGATGCCTCCCTGG ATCAAATCCGTTTTCCTCCAGTGGCTTCCGTGGATACTGCGGATGGGTCGACCGGGGCGAAAGATCACGCGCAAAACCATCATCCTGAGCAACCGGATGAAGGAGCTGGAGCTGAAGGAGCGATCCTCGAAATCGCTGCTAGCGAACGTGCTGGATATCGATGACGATTTCCGCCATCCCTGCTCCGGCATTTCTGGCTCGACCACCGCAATAGGAGGGTCAGT CTTTACGCGTCTAACAACGGTCGAGGAGCAGAACGTCAGTTCCGGATGTTCGCACAAGGATTTGCACCACATACTGAAGGAATTGCAGTTCATCACGAATCGCATGAAGAAGGCGGACGAGGAACAGGAATTGATCAGTGACTGGAAGTTCGCGGCGATGGTTGTTGACAG ATTTTGCCTTTTCGTGTTTACATTATTCACAATAATAGCGACCGTCACTGTGCTTCTATCGGCTCCTCATATAATAGTGCAATAA
- the LOC120898764 gene encoding neuronal acetylcholine receptor subunit alpha-7 isoform X4: MYFVMDLYLIVLCLLVIYIKDSLQGPHEKRLLNNLLATYNTLERPVANESDPLEVKFGLTLQQIIDVDEKNQILTTNAWLNLEWNDYNLRWNDSEYGGVRDLRITPNKLWKPDVLMYNSADEGFDGTYHTNIVVKNNGSCLYVPPGIFKSTCKIDITWFPFDDQHCEMKFGSWTYDGNQLDLMLNSEDGGDLSDFITNGEWYLIGMPGKKNTITYQCCPEPYVDITFTIQIRRRTLYYFFNLIVPCVLISSMALLGFTLPPDSGEKLTLGVTILLSLTVFLNLVAETLPQVSDAIPLLGTYFNCIMFMVASSVVLTVVVLNYHHRTADIHEMPPWIKSVFLQWLPWILRMGRPGRKITRKTIILSNRMKELELKERSSKSLLANVLDIDDDFRHPCSGISGSTTAIGGFTRLTTVEEQNVSSGCSHKDLHHILKELQFITNRMKKADEEQELISDWKFAAMVVDRFCLFVFTLFTIIATVTVLLSAPHIIVQ; encoded by the exons ATGTATTTTGTTATGGATTTGTATCTCATCGTTTTGTGTCTGCTGGTCATCTACATTAAGG ACAGCTTGCAGGGACCGCACGAGAAACGACTGCTGAACAATCTACTGGCAACGTACAACACGCTCGAACGCCCGGTCGCCAACGAGTCCGATCCGCTGGAAGTGAAGTTCGGGCTGACGCTGCAGCAAATAATCGATGTT GACGAAAAAAATCAGATACTCACTACCAACGCTTGGTTGAATCTG GAATGGAACGATTACAACTTGCGCTGGAACGATTCCGAATACGGTGGTGTGAGGGATTTGAGAATTACCCCGAACAAACTCTGGAAGCCGGACGTGCTGATGTACAACAG TGCTGATGAAGGATTCGACGGAACATATCATACGAACATAGTTGTGAAAAACAATGGAAGCTGTTTATATGTTCCTCCCGGTATTTTTAAGAGCACGTGCAAAATCGACATCACGTGGTTCCCGTTCGATGACCAGCACTGTGAGATGAAGTTCGGCAGCTGGACGTACGATGGCAATCAG CTGGATCTCATGCTCAACTCGGAGGATGGAGGCGATCTGTCGGATTTCATCACGAACGGCGAATGGTATCTCATAG GAATGCCcggaaagaaaaatacaataaCATATCAGTGTTGTCCCGAGCCGTACGTGGACATAACGTTCACGATACAGATACGGCGACGGACACTTTACTACTTCTTCAATTTGATAGTTCCATGCGTCTTAATTTCTTCGATGGCCCTGCTCGGATTCACGCTTCCACCGGACTCGGGAGAAAAGTTGACCCTTG GTGTAACTATACTGCTATCACTCACTGTATTCCTTAATTTAGTTGCGGAGACGTTACCTCAAGTATCCGATGCAATTCCGTTACTAG GAACGTACTTCAACTGCATTATGTTCATGGTCGCCTCGTCGGTCGTGCTGACGGTTGTCGTACTGAACTACCATCACCGGACCGCCGATATCCACGAGATGCCTCCCTGG ATCAAATCCGTTTTCCTCCAGTGGCTTCCGTGGATACTGCGGATGGGTCGACCGGGGCGAAAGATCACGCGCAAAACCATCATCCTGAGCAACCGGATGAAGGAGCTGGAGCTGAAGGAGCGATCCTCGAAATCGCTGCTAGCGAACGTGCTGGATATCGATGACGATTTCCGCCATCCCTGCTCCGGCATTTCTGGCTCGACCACCGCAATAGGAGG CTTTACGCGTCTAACAACGGTCGAGGAGCAGAACGTCAGTTCCGGATGTTCGCACAAGGATTTGCACCACATACTGAAGGAATTGCAGTTCATCACGAATCGCATGAAGAAGGCGGACGAGGAACAGGAATTGATCAGTGACTGGAAGTTCGCGGCGATGGTTGTTGACAG ATTTTGCCTTTTCGTGTTTACATTATTCACAATAATAGCGACCGTCACTGTGCTTCTATCGGCTCCTCATATAATAGTGCAATAA
- the LOC120898764 gene encoding neuronal acetylcholine receptor subunit alpha-7 isoform X2, protein MYFVMDLYLIVLCLLVIYIKDSLQGPHEKRLLNNLLATYNTLERPVANESDPLEVKFGLTLQQIIDVDEKNQILTTNAWLNLEWNDYNLRWNDSEYGGVRDLRITPNKLWKPDVLMYNSADEGFDGTYHTNIVVKNNGSCLYVPPGIFKSTCKIDITWFPFDDQHCEMKFGSWTYDGNQLDLMLNSEDGGDLSDFITNGEWYLIGMPGKKNTITYQCCPEPYVDITFTIQIRRRTLYYFFNLIVPCVLISSMALLGFTLPPDSGEKLTLGVTILLSLTVFLNLVAETLPQVSDAIPLLGTYFNCIMFMVASSVVLTVVVLNYHHRTADIHEMPPWIKSVFLQWLPWILRMGRPGRKITRKTIILSNRMKELELKERSSKSLLANVLDIDDDFRHPCSGISGSTTAIGGSVFTRLTTVEEQNVSSGCSHKDLHHILKELQFITNRMKKADEEQELISDWKFAAMVVDRFCLFVFTLFTIIATVTVLLSAPHIIVQ, encoded by the exons ATGTATTTTGTTATGGATTTGTATCTCATCGTTTTGTGTCTGCTGGTCATCTACATTAAGG ACAGCTTGCAGGGACCGCACGAGAAACGACTGCTGAACAATCTACTGGCAACGTACAACACGCTCGAACGCCCGGTCGCCAACGAGTCCGATCCGCTGGAAGTGAAGTTCGGGCTGACGCTGCAGCAAATAATCGATGTT GACGAAAAAAATCAGATACTCACTACCAACGCTTGGTTGAATCTG GAATGGAACGATTACAACTTGCGCTGGAACGATTCCGAATACGGTGGTGTGAGGGATTTGAGAATTACCCCGAACAAACTCTGGAAGCCGGACGTGCTGATGTACAACAG TGCTGATGAAGGATTCGACGGAACATATCATACGAACATAGTTGTGAAAAACAATGGAAGCTGTTTATATGTTCCTCCCGGTATTTTTAAGAGCACGTGCAAAATCGACATCACGTGGTTCCCGTTCGATGACCAGCACTGTGAGATGAAGTTCGGCAGCTGGACGTACGATGGCAATCAG CTGGATCTCATGCTCAACTCGGAGGATGGAGGCGATCTGTCGGATTTCATCACGAACGGCGAATGGTATCTCATAG GAATGCCcggaaagaaaaatacaataaCATATCAGTGTTGTCCCGAGCCGTACGTGGACATAACGTTCACGATACAGATACGGCGACGGACACTTTACTACTTCTTCAATTTGATAGTTCCATGCGTCTTAATTTCTTCGATGGCCCTGCTCGGATTCACGCTTCCACCGGACTCGGGAGAAAAGTTGACCCTTG GTGTAACTATACTGCTATCACTCACTGTATTCCTTAATTTAGTTGCGGAGACGTTACCTCAAGTATCCGATGCAATTCCGTTACTAG GAACGTACTTCAACTGCATTATGTTCATGGTCGCCTCGTCGGTCGTGCTGACGGTTGTCGTACTGAACTACCATCACCGGACCGCCGATATCCACGAGATGCCTCCCTGG ATCAAATCCGTTTTCCTCCAGTGGCTTCCGTGGATACTGCGGATGGGTCGACCGGGGCGAAAGATCACGCGCAAAACCATCATCCTGAGCAACCGGATGAAGGAGCTGGAGCTGAAGGAGCGATCCTCGAAATCGCTGCTAGCGAACGTGCTGGATATCGATGACGATTTCCGCCATCCCTGCTCCGGCATTTCTGGCTCGACCACCGCAATAGGAGGGTCAGT CTTTACGCGTCTAACAACGGTCGAGGAGCAGAACGTCAGTTCCGGATGTTCGCACAAGGATTTGCACCACATACTGAAGGAATTGCAGTTCATCACGAATCGCATGAAGAAGGCGGACGAGGAACAGGAATTGATCAGTGACTGGAAGTTCGCGGCGATGGTTGTTGACAG ATTTTGCCTTTTCGTGTTTACATTATTCACAATAATAGCGACCGTCACTGTGCTTCTATCGGCTCCTCATATAATAGTGCAATAA
- the LOC120898764 gene encoding neuronal acetylcholine receptor subunit alpha-7 isoform X5, with amino-acid sequence MYFVMDLYLIVLCLLVIYIKDSLQGPHEKRLLNNLLATYNTLERPVANESDPLEVKFGLTLQQIIDVDEKNQLLITNIWLSLEWNDYNLRWNDSEYGGVRDLRITPNKLWKPDVLMYNSADEGFDGTYHTNIVVKNNGSCLYVPPGIFKSTCKIDITWFPFDDQHCEMKFGSWTYDGNQLDLMLNSEDGGDLSDFITNGEWYLIGMPGKKNTITYQCCPEPYVDITFTIQIRRRTLYYFFNLIVPCVLISSMALLGFTLPPDSGEKLTLGTYFNCIMFMVASSVVLTVVVLNYHHRTADIHEMPPWIKSVFLQWLPWILRMGRPGRKITRKTIILSNRMKELELKERSSKSLLANVLDIDDDFRHPCSGISGSTTAIGGSVFTRLTTVEEQNVSSGCSHKDLHHILKELQFITNRMKKADEEQELISDWKFAAMVVDRFCLFVFTLFTIIATVTVLLSAPHIIVQ; translated from the exons ATGTATTTTGTTATGGATTTGTATCTCATCGTTTTGTGTCTGCTGGTCATCTACATTAAGG ACAGCTTGCAGGGACCGCACGAGAAACGACTGCTGAACAATCTACTGGCAACGTACAACACGCTCGAACGCCCGGTCGCCAACGAGTCCGATCCGCTGGAAGTGAAGTTCGGGCTGACGCTGCAGCAAATAATCGATGTT GACGAGAAGAATCAACTTTTAATAACGAACATATGGCTGTCGTTG GAATGGAACGATTACAACTTGCGCTGGAACGATTCCGAATACGGTGGTGTGAGGGATTTGAGAATTACCCCGAACAAACTCTGGAAGCCGGACGTGCTGATGTACAACAG TGCTGATGAAGGATTCGACGGAACATATCATACGAACATAGTTGTGAAAAACAATGGAAGCTGTTTATATGTTCCTCCCGGTATTTTTAAGAGCACGTGCAAAATCGACATCACGTGGTTCCCGTTCGATGACCAGCACTGTGAGATGAAGTTCGGCAGCTGGACGTACGATGGCAATCAG CTGGATCTCATGCTCAACTCGGAGGATGGAGGCGATCTGTCGGATTTCATCACGAACGGCGAATGGTATCTCATAG GAATGCCcggaaagaaaaatacaataaCATATCAGTGTTGTCCCGAGCCGTACGTGGACATAACGTTCACGATACAGATACGGCGACGGACACTTTACTACTTCTTCAATTTGATAGTTCCATGCGTCTTAATTTCTTCGATGGCCCTGCTCGGATTCACGCTTCCACCGGACTCGGGAGAAAAGTTGACCCTTG GAACGTACTTCAACTGCATTATGTTCATGGTCGCCTCGTCGGTCGTGCTGACGGTTGTCGTACTGAACTACCATCACCGGACCGCCGATATCCACGAGATGCCTCCCTGG ATCAAATCCGTTTTCCTCCAGTGGCTTCCGTGGATACTGCGGATGGGTCGACCGGGGCGAAAGATCACGCGCAAAACCATCATCCTGAGCAACCGGATGAAGGAGCTGGAGCTGAAGGAGCGATCCTCGAAATCGCTGCTAGCGAACGTGCTGGATATCGATGACGATTTCCGCCATCCCTGCTCCGGCATTTCTGGCTCGACCACCGCAATAGGAGGGTCAGT CTTTACGCGTCTAACAACGGTCGAGGAGCAGAACGTCAGTTCCGGATGTTCGCACAAGGATTTGCACCACATACTGAAGGAATTGCAGTTCATCACGAATCGCATGAAGAAGGCGGACGAGGAACAGGAATTGATCAGTGACTGGAAGTTCGCGGCGATGGTTGTTGACAG ATTTTGCCTTTTCGTGTTTACATTATTCACAATAATAGCGACCGTCACTGTGCTTCTATCGGCTCCTCATATAATAGTGCAATAA
- the LOC120898764 gene encoding neuronal acetylcholine receptor subunit alpha-7 isoform X6 → MYFVMDLYLIVLCLLVIYIKDSLQGPHEKRLLNNLLATYNTLERPVANESDPLEVKFGLTLQQIIDVDEKNQILTTNAWLNLEWNDYNLRWNDSEYGGVRDLRITPNKLWKPDVLMYNSADEGFDGTYHTNIVVKNNGSCLYVPPGIFKSTCKIDITWFPFDDQHCEMKFGSWTYDGNQLDLMLNSEDGGDLSDFITNGEWYLIGMPGKKNTITYQCCPEPYVDITFTIQIRRRTLYYFFNLIVPCVLISSMALLGFTLPPDSGEKLTLGTYFNCIMFMVASSVVLTVVVLNYHHRTADIHEMPPWIKSVFLQWLPWILRMGRPGRKITRKTIILSNRMKELELKERSSKSLLANVLDIDDDFRHPCSGISGSTTAIGGSVFTRLTTVEEQNVSSGCSHKDLHHILKELQFITNRMKKADEEQELISDWKFAAMVVDRFCLFVFTLFTIIATVTVLLSAPHIIVQ, encoded by the exons ATGTATTTTGTTATGGATTTGTATCTCATCGTTTTGTGTCTGCTGGTCATCTACATTAAGG ACAGCTTGCAGGGACCGCACGAGAAACGACTGCTGAACAATCTACTGGCAACGTACAACACGCTCGAACGCCCGGTCGCCAACGAGTCCGATCCGCTGGAAGTGAAGTTCGGGCTGACGCTGCAGCAAATAATCGATGTT GACGAAAAAAATCAGATACTCACTACCAACGCTTGGTTGAATCTG GAATGGAACGATTACAACTTGCGCTGGAACGATTCCGAATACGGTGGTGTGAGGGATTTGAGAATTACCCCGAACAAACTCTGGAAGCCGGACGTGCTGATGTACAACAG TGCTGATGAAGGATTCGACGGAACATATCATACGAACATAGTTGTGAAAAACAATGGAAGCTGTTTATATGTTCCTCCCGGTATTTTTAAGAGCACGTGCAAAATCGACATCACGTGGTTCCCGTTCGATGACCAGCACTGTGAGATGAAGTTCGGCAGCTGGACGTACGATGGCAATCAG CTGGATCTCATGCTCAACTCGGAGGATGGAGGCGATCTGTCGGATTTCATCACGAACGGCGAATGGTATCTCATAG GAATGCCcggaaagaaaaatacaataaCATATCAGTGTTGTCCCGAGCCGTACGTGGACATAACGTTCACGATACAGATACGGCGACGGACACTTTACTACTTCTTCAATTTGATAGTTCCATGCGTCTTAATTTCTTCGATGGCCCTGCTCGGATTCACGCTTCCACCGGACTCGGGAGAAAAGTTGACCCTTG GAACGTACTTCAACTGCATTATGTTCATGGTCGCCTCGTCGGTCGTGCTGACGGTTGTCGTACTGAACTACCATCACCGGACCGCCGATATCCACGAGATGCCTCCCTGG ATCAAATCCGTTTTCCTCCAGTGGCTTCCGTGGATACTGCGGATGGGTCGACCGGGGCGAAAGATCACGCGCAAAACCATCATCCTGAGCAACCGGATGAAGGAGCTGGAGCTGAAGGAGCGATCCTCGAAATCGCTGCTAGCGAACGTGCTGGATATCGATGACGATTTCCGCCATCCCTGCTCCGGCATTTCTGGCTCGACCACCGCAATAGGAGGGTCAGT CTTTACGCGTCTAACAACGGTCGAGGAGCAGAACGTCAGTTCCGGATGTTCGCACAAGGATTTGCACCACATACTGAAGGAATTGCAGTTCATCACGAATCGCATGAAGAAGGCGGACGAGGAACAGGAATTGATCAGTGACTGGAAGTTCGCGGCGATGGTTGTTGACAG ATTTTGCCTTTTCGTGTTTACATTATTCACAATAATAGCGACCGTCACTGTGCTTCTATCGGCTCCTCATATAATAGTGCAATAA
- the LOC120898764 gene encoding neuronal acetylcholine receptor subunit alpha-7 isoform X7, producing the protein MYFVMDLYLIVLCLLVIYIKDSLQGPHEKRLLNNLLATYNTLERPVANESDPLEVKFGLTLQQIIDVDEKNQILTTNAWLNLEWNDYNLRWNDSEYGGVRDLRITPNKLWKPDVLMYNSADEGFDGTYHTNIVVKNNGSCLYVPPGIFKSTCKIDITWFPFDDQHCEMKFGSWTYDGNQLDLMLNSEDGGDLSDFITNGEWYLIGMPGKKNTITYQCCPEPYVDITFTIQIRRRTLYYFFNLIVPCVLISSMALLGFTLPPDSGEKLTLGTYFNCIMFMVASSVVLTVVVLNYHHRTADIHEMPPWIKSVFLQWLPWILRMGRPGRKITRKTIILSNRMKELELKERSSKSLLANVLDIDDDFRHPCSGISGSTTAIGGFTRLTTVEEQNVSSGCSHKDLHHILKELQFITNRMKKADEEQELISDWKFAAMVVDRFCLFVFTLFTIIATVTVLLSAPHIIVQ; encoded by the exons ATGTATTTTGTTATGGATTTGTATCTCATCGTTTTGTGTCTGCTGGTCATCTACATTAAGG ACAGCTTGCAGGGACCGCACGAGAAACGACTGCTGAACAATCTACTGGCAACGTACAACACGCTCGAACGCCCGGTCGCCAACGAGTCCGATCCGCTGGAAGTGAAGTTCGGGCTGACGCTGCAGCAAATAATCGATGTT GACGAAAAAAATCAGATACTCACTACCAACGCTTGGTTGAATCTG GAATGGAACGATTACAACTTGCGCTGGAACGATTCCGAATACGGTGGTGTGAGGGATTTGAGAATTACCCCGAACAAACTCTGGAAGCCGGACGTGCTGATGTACAACAG TGCTGATGAAGGATTCGACGGAACATATCATACGAACATAGTTGTGAAAAACAATGGAAGCTGTTTATATGTTCCTCCCGGTATTTTTAAGAGCACGTGCAAAATCGACATCACGTGGTTCCCGTTCGATGACCAGCACTGTGAGATGAAGTTCGGCAGCTGGACGTACGATGGCAATCAG CTGGATCTCATGCTCAACTCGGAGGATGGAGGCGATCTGTCGGATTTCATCACGAACGGCGAATGGTATCTCATAG GAATGCCcggaaagaaaaatacaataaCATATCAGTGTTGTCCCGAGCCGTACGTGGACATAACGTTCACGATACAGATACGGCGACGGACACTTTACTACTTCTTCAATTTGATAGTTCCATGCGTCTTAATTTCTTCGATGGCCCTGCTCGGATTCACGCTTCCACCGGACTCGGGAGAAAAGTTGACCCTTG GAACGTACTTCAACTGCATTATGTTCATGGTCGCCTCGTCGGTCGTGCTGACGGTTGTCGTACTGAACTACCATCACCGGACCGCCGATATCCACGAGATGCCTCCCTGG ATCAAATCCGTTTTCCTCCAGTGGCTTCCGTGGATACTGCGGATGGGTCGACCGGGGCGAAAGATCACGCGCAAAACCATCATCCTGAGCAACCGGATGAAGGAGCTGGAGCTGAAGGAGCGATCCTCGAAATCGCTGCTAGCGAACGTGCTGGATATCGATGACGATTTCCGCCATCCCTGCTCCGGCATTTCTGGCTCGACCACCGCAATAGGAGG CTTTACGCGTCTAACAACGGTCGAGGAGCAGAACGTCAGTTCCGGATGTTCGCACAAGGATTTGCACCACATACTGAAGGAATTGCAGTTCATCACGAATCGCATGAAGAAGGCGGACGAGGAACAGGAATTGATCAGTGACTGGAAGTTCGCGGCGATGGTTGTTGACAG ATTTTGCCTTTTCGTGTTTACATTATTCACAATAATAGCGACCGTCACTGTGCTTCTATCGGCTCCTCATATAATAGTGCAATAA